One genomic window of Cricetulus griseus strain 17A/GY chromosome 3, alternate assembly CriGri-PICRH-1.0, whole genome shotgun sequence includes the following:
- the LOC100769643 gene encoding sulfotransferase 1A1: MELIKDISRPPLVHVKGIPLIKYFAEALEPLQNFTPHPDDLLISTYPKSGTTWISEILDMIYQGGKPENCRRAPIYARVPFLEFRCPGVPSGLESLEETPDPRLIKTHLPLSLLPQSLLDQKIKVIYVARNPKDVAVSYYNFYNMAKVHPDPNTWDIFLENFMAGKVSYGSWYQHVKEWWELTQTHPVLYLFYEDMKENPKREIKKVLEFLGRSLPEETVDIIVEHTSFKKMKENPMANYTTIPTTVMDHDISPFMRKGITGDWKNTFTVAQNEQFDAHYTKMMAGCNLKFRCNL; this comes from the exons ATGGAGTTGATTAAGGATATTTCCCGTCCACCACTGGTGCATGTGAAGGGCATCCCACTCATCAAATACTTTGCAGAGGCTCTTGAGCCATTGCAGAATTTTACACCCCATCCTGATGACTTGCTTATCAGCACATACCCAAAGTCTG GTACTACCTGGATTAGTGAGATCCTGGACATGATCTACCAGGGTGGCAAGCCAGAAAATTGTCGCCGGGCCCCCATCTATGCCCGGGTGCCCTTCCTTGAGTTTCGATGCCCAGGAGTTCCCTCGG GTCTTGAATCTTTGGAAGAGACACCAGACCCACGGCTAATTAAGACACATCTGCCTCTGTCCTTGCTCCCTCAGAGTCTGCTGGATCAGAAGATCaag GTGATCTACGTTGCCCGAAATCCAAAGGATGTGGCTGTCTCCTATTATAACTTCTACAACATGGCCAAGGTGCACCCTGATCCAAATACCTGGGATATCTTCCTGGAGAACTTCATGGCTGGGAAAG TGTCCTATGGGTCGTGGTACCAGCACGTGAAGGAGTGGTGGGAACTGACACAAACTCACCCTGTTCTCTATCTCTTCTATGAAGACATGAAGGAG AATCCCAAAAGGGAGATCAAGAAGGTCCTAGAGTTTTTGGGACGCTCTCTGCCTGAGGAGACTGTGGATATCATTGTTGAGCATACATCCTTCAAGAAGATGAAGGAGAACCCCATGGCTAACTACACAACCATCCCCACTACAGTCATGGACCATGATATTTCTCCCTTCATGAGGAAAG GTATCACTGGGGACTGGAAAAACACCTTCACTGTAGCTCAGAATGAGCAATTTGATGCCCACTACACCAAAATGATGGCAGGCTGCAACCTCAAGTTCCGTTGCAATCTGTAA